GCAGCACATTGCCGGTCACCGAGATCGTGTCCTCGCCCTTGCGGATGCGCTGCAGCGAGAACACCATCGCCCCGTTGGGCGCCATGATCTCGAACTGCAGCCCGTTGGTGTCGTGCTCGGGCAGGTACTCGCGCACCCTGGCGATCAGGTTGGCGTCGTGCGGGCGCGTCTCGTCGAGCCAGAAGACAGCCGGGGCGCCGGTGATGCGGGCGCGGGAGACGGCCAGCTTGACCCAGTCGCGGATCGGCACGTCTTTGGTCTGGCACATGCGCCAGATGTCGCCGGTGCCGACCTTGTGCTCGATCAGAACGTTGCCGGCCCGGTCCACCACGCGCACCGTGCCGGGCCGCGGGATCTCAATCGTCTTGTCGTGGCTGCCGTACTCCTCCGCCGCCTGCGCCATCAGGCCGACGTTGGGCACGGAGCCCATCGTCGCAGGGTCGTAGGCGCCGTTGGCCCGGCAGTCGTCGATCATCGCCTGGTAGATGCCGGCGTAGCTGTGGTCGGGAATCACGGCCAGCGTGTCGGCCTCTTTGCCGTCCGGCCCCCACATGCGGCCGCCGATGCGGATCATCGCCGGCATCGAGGCGTCGACGATGATGTCGCTCGGCACATGCAGGTTGGTGATGCCGTTGTCGGAATCGACCATCGCCAGCGCCGGACCGTTGGCGAGGTCCTGGCGGATCGCCGCCTCGACGTCCTTGCGCTCGTCCGCAGAGAGCGACTGCGCCGCCTGCAACAGGGCGCCGAGGCCGTCGTTGGGGTCGCCGCCGGCCGCGGCCAGCGCGTCGCCGCAGCGGGCGAACAGCGTCGGAAAGAAGGCGCGCACCGCGTGCCCGAAGATGATCGGGTCGGACACCTTCATCATCGTGGCCTTCAGGTGCAGTGAGAACAGCACGTTCTCCGCCTTCGCCCGCGCGATCTGTGCGGCGAGAAACGGGCGCAGCGCCGCGATGCTCATAAAGCTCGCGTCCACCACCTCGCCGGCCAGCACCGGCACCGCCTCGCGCAGCACGACGGTCTCGCCGTTCTCGTCCACCAGCTCGATGCGCAGCGCGCCGTCCGCCTGGATCACGACGGACTGCTCCGAGGCGCGGAAATCGCCTGCGGACATCTGCGCGACGTTCGTCTTCGAGTCCTTGGACCAGGCGCCCATAGGGTGCGGGTGCGTCCGCGCGTACTGCTTGACCGAGGCAGGCGCGCGGCGGTCAGAGTTGCCCTCGCGCAGTACGGGGTTCACGGCGCTGCCCTTCACCCGGTCGTAGCGGGCGCGGATCTCCCGCTCCTCGGCGGTCTTCGGCGCGTCTGGGTAGTCGGGCAGCGCGTAACCCTGCTGCTGCAGCTCGGCGATCGCTTCCTTCATTTGCGGAATCGAGGCGCTGATATTCGGCAGCTTGATGATGTTCGCCTCGGGCTTGAGCGTCAGGGCGCCCAGCTCGGCGAGCGCGTCGCCGATGCGCTGGTCGGCTTTCAGGTATTCGGGAAAGCTGGCGATGATGCGTCCGGCCAGTGAGATGTCCCGTGTCTCCAGCGCCACCCCCGCGGTCGCGGCGTAGGCCGAGATGATCGGCAGAAACGAGTACGTCGCCAGCAGGGGAGCTTCGTCGGTGTGCGTGTAGATGATCTTCGCGTCTGTCATGGCACTCCATCCCGTCTTCTCCCGCAGCGTAATCGCCGCGCCCGGCCCGGTCCACCGTTGCGCCCCACGCGCAGATCGAGAGGGGCTACGATGCCCTCAAGCGCCGAGCGACGCCCGGCGAATTGCGGTTGAGCGGATCCGCAGGTTCGGGTTCCCGCCGCGCTCACCGCTGGCAAAGCCGCGAAGGATTGGGATGATGACTCGCAATGACACGGTGCTCTGGGAGAAGGACGAGAACCTCGGCTACCTGACGCTGAACCGGCCGGAAAAGCTGAACGCGATCAGCGTCGGCATGATGCGCGCGTTCGACGAGGTGCTGGACGAAGCCGAGGGCGACGACACGGTGCGGGTCGTCATTATCCGCGGCGCCGGCCGCTGCTTCTCGGCGGGTTACGATCTGAGCCCGGGCGCCGAAGGCCGCTCCGGCCACCGCGACACCGTGGACGACCTCGACGGCCTGCGCTGGCGCATCGAGCGCTGGCTGCGCATCTGGGACTTTCCCAAGCCGGTCATCGCTCAGGTGCACGGCTTCTGCCTGGCGGGCGCGACCCAGCTTTGCGTGATGACCGACCTGACGATCGTGGCCGAGGATGCCCGCATCGGCCTGCCCTCGATCCCGGTCGGCGGCGGCTTCATCACGCCGATGTGGACCTGGCTGGTCGGCCCCAAGCGCGCCAAGGAGATGTCGTTCATCCCCGGCTCGCAGATCGACGGGCGCACCGCCTCCGACTGGGGCTTCGCCAACCGGGCCGTGCCCGCGGCGCACCTCGAAGCAGACGTGCGCGAAACGGCGCGGCGCATCGCCGTCGTGCCAGCCAAGATCCTCAAGCTGAAGAAGCAGTCCGTCAACCGCACGCTGGACGTGCAGGGCTTCCGCACCGCCGTCATGCTCGGCGCCGAGACCGACGCGATCCTGCACGCCTCGGCGCCGGTCGAACGGCTCTCGGCCATGATCCGCGATTCCGGCCTCAAGGGCGCGATCGACCGTTTCAATCGCGGCGACCTCGGTTCCGGAGGCTAGCGGGAGGCGCTCGTTTCCCGGAAGACGGTGGCGCCGCCGGCGATGGACCAAGCGCGTGTCAGGGAACAGACGATCGATCTGGTCACACGCGAGGCGCCGCTGCGCTTCCCGATCGGGTCGATCGTGCAGCGCCGGACTCTCAGTAGCCGATCTCGGCCAGGAACTGCTCGATCGCCTCGCTCAGGCTGTGCGGATTGTCGCCCTGCACGGAGTGGCCGGAGCCGGCCACCGAGACGTAGCGGCCGTGCGGCAGTACCCCGGCCAGCCGCTGGCCCGCGTCGCGGCTGAGGATGTCGCTCTCGGAGCCGTGCACCACCAGCGCGGAGCAGGGCACGCGCGCCGCCGCGGCCCACAGGTCCTCAGGGCCGAGGCGCGACTCCGGGTGGTCGCTGTGGCCGCGGGCGACGGGCGCGATCAGCCGGTAGCGGCGCTGCAGCCGGCCGGCGACGCGCTGCCAGGTGTGCGCGCTCTGCCCGCCGCCGTGCAGCAGCACGATCGGCGGCGCCTCCGGCCGGCCCCATTCGAGATAGTGCAGGCGCAGGCCGCCGACCTGGGCGAAGCGGGACTCGGACCCGGCCGCCCGCTGCGACGGCGCCGCGTGTTCACTCACGTCGTATCGGTCCCCGTTGCGAAGGCGCTGATCCACAACCACCCGGTTTGCCGGCTCCGATCCAGCGGGCGCCAGGCAGCGCGGTGGGGCAGGGGCAGCCGGCGGCGGCAGATCGTGGCTGCCGCGGGACGGACGCATGCATGAACCGGCCCGCGCTGCCGTGCCTGCGCGTTGCCTGCCGGCGGCCCCAGATCTTCGGCCAACTGCGCCGGCGCTGCGGCTCGCCTCCGGATGCGAGGCCGGCGGCTCGGCTTATGCCGGCCGCCCCACCGCCGCGCCGGTCTCCTTGCGCACGAGGGGCGCCACGTCGTTGATAAAGCGCTCCAGGTTCGCGTAGTCGTAGGGCACGCGGGCTCCGAGGATGAAATCGCCCACCCCGGCCTCGCGCGCGTAGCGCACCATCTCCGCCGCGATCTGCTCGGGCGCGCCGGTCAGCGGCGTCTGGCCGCGGGCGCGCAACTGCTCGGCGCGCGCCCGTGCGTCCGCGTCGTCGCCAACCAGAACCTGCACGACGAGCGACTTGCGGATATCGGCGGGGTTGCGGCCCACCACGCGGCAGTGGCCGGCCAGTACGTCGAGCTTGCGTCGGTAGGCATCGAGCGGCATCCAGAACGTGTTCCAGCCGTCGGCGCTCTCGGCCACCACGCGCAGCGTCAGTTGCTCACCCATGCCGCCGATCCACAGCGGCAGCGGGTTCTGCACGGGCTTCGGCTCGCAGAGCGCGTCGGTGAGCTGGTAGTAGCGGCCCTCAAAGGTCGAGCGCGGCTGCGTCCACAGCTCCTTCTGGATCTTCGCCGTCTCGCCCAGCATGCGCAGACGCCGGCCGATCGTCGGATAGGCGATGCCGTACTCCTGGTGCTCCATCTCCCACCAGCCGCCGCCGATGCCCCACTCCAGCCGCCCGCCGGAGACGTGGTCGAGCGTGGCGGCGATCTTGGCGAGCACGGCGGGATGGCGGTAGGTGTTGCCGATCACCAGGATGCCGCAGCGGATACGGCGGGTTTGCGCCGCCAGCGCGGCCAGCAGCGTCGGCCCTTCAAAGCAGGGGCCGAGCGGATCGGACATGATCGGGATGAAATGGTCGAAGACGGAGCACCAGTTGTAGCCGAGCGATTCCACCGTCTGCCAGAGCTGGGAGTAGTTCTCGTAGGTGGTGTGCTGCGGCCCCGCGTGCACGCCGAAGCGGATCTCTCCCTCGAATATCTGCGCCACGATCTCCCTCCGAAAGCCTGGAGAGCCTCTGGCTCGTCCCGCCGCTGACTATATCGCGCTCGCGTGGGAAACCGCCTCACCCCCGGTCGGCAAGCTCGGCAAAACTGGCGCACCGGCGTGTCAGGCCGTGGTGCGCTCGCCGCGGGGCTCGGTCGGTGCCTCCGCGGGGGCGGTGACACCGTCCGCGAACACCGGCGCGGGCTCCCGCCACAGCCGGCGGGTGGCGAGCGCCCAGCCCACGCCCCAGCCGAGCATCAGCAGCCCGCCCGCGAGCGCCGTGGGCACCGCGCCGACGGCATCGGCCAGCAAGCCCGCCGCGATCGTCGAGATGCTGGTGGTGAGCGTGACCATGCCGAAGTCGGCGGCAAACATGCGGCCGCGCAGGCTGTCCGGCACCTCGCGCTGCAGGCCATAGGAGCTGATCATCCACTGCCCGCCGCCGCCGACGTGCGCGAGCGCGATCGCCGCCCCGGCGAAGCCCAGCGCCGGCGAGATCGCGAACAGCGCGTAGCCGATGCCGTACGCGATGCCGCACAGGCCGACGAGGCGGTAACGCGCGTTGTCGTCGCGGCCGAAGCGCCGCACGAGGAACGGCCCCGCCAGCGCCCCCACGCCGCGTGCGGCGTAGAGCATGCCGATGCCGAAGGAGCCGTCGTGGAACACGTCGCGGCCGAAGACGCTGAGCAGCACCACCGCGCCCGCGCCGATGCCGAAGCCGCCTTTGCAGGTGAGCAGCGCCAGCACGCGCGGGTGGCCGCGGGCGTAGTGCGCCGCCTCGCGCAGCGAGGAGATGAAAGCGACGCGCGTACGGGAGATCTGCTGCTGGAACGGCACGCGGATCGAGCCGATCAGCAGCGCCGCGATGGCGAAGGAGGCGGCGTCTACGATGCAGGAGACGTTCAAGCCGAACAGGGCGACGACGATGCCGCCCAGCGCCGAGCCGACCGCCAGCATCGTGCCCCAGGTCGAGCCCATCAGCACGTTGGCCAGCACCAGATCGTCGCCGTCGGCGATGTTCGGGATGGCCGACTGGATCGCGGGCGAAACAAACGCAGCGCCGGCGGCGATGCCGATCACGCCGAGGTAGGCCAGCGGCAGCAGCTCGGCCGAGCGGGCGAGCATGGGCAGCAGCGCCAACCCGGTCTGCGCCGAGGCGATGACGATGATCAGTTTCTTGCGGTCCAGCCGGTCCACGGTTGAGCCGGCCCACGGCGCCAGCAGAAAAGCCGGCAAGGACTGGCCGACGACGAGCAGGCCGGCGAGGAAAGCCGAGTGCGTGAGCCGCAGCACCAGGTCCAGCAGCGCGACGGTGAGAAACCAGTCGCCGCAGAAGCTGATCACCTGGCCGAGGAACAGCCGGCGGAAGGCGCCGTTGCGCCGAAAGAACGCGACGTAGCCGGAGCCTCGCGCCTGCTCGATCGCCATCTGCCTCACTCAGGGCGCCGGTTGGCCGTCTTTGCCCAGCTTCGCAGGCTTGCTCCCGCCAACGCCACCCGGCCAGACGGACAGGTGGCAGGTTAGGGATCCGGGAACAGATCTGGGCGCCAGGGATCAGGGCTTAGGAGACGGCGAAGGCGGGAGATGGACCAACCTGTCACCGGTAACCTGTCACCTCGTCAGGCCACGGCGCCGGCGTCGCGCAGCTTCTGGATCTCGCCCTCCGCGAAGCCCCAGCGCGCCAGCACTTCGTTCGTGTGCTGGCCGGCGTGCGCGGGCGGACGGCTGATCTCCGGTCGGGTGCGGCTGAAGCGCGGCGCCGGGCCGGGCTGCCTCACGCCGGCGACCTCGACGAAAGTGCCGCGCGCCTTGTTGTGCGGGTGCTCGTACGCCTCGGGAATCGAGAGTACCGGCGCGTAGCAGACGTCGCTGCCCTCCATGATCTGGTTCCACTCGTCGCGCGTCTTCGTCTTGAACACGGCAGCCACGCGCTCTTTGAGCGCCGGCCACTGGGCCCGGTCCATCTGCGCCGGCAGCGGCTCGCCCTTGAGGCCGGCGCGCTCGAGCAGCTCGGCGTAGAACTGCGGCTCAATCGAGCCGATCGAGACGTACTCGCCGTCGGCCGTCTCGTACACGTCGTAAAAATGCGAGCCGGTGTCGAGCAGATTGGTGCCGCGCTGGTCGCTGAAGCCGCCGCCGGCCCGCATGCCGTGCATCGCCGCGGCCAGCAGCGCGGCGCCGTCCACCATCGCCGCGTCAATCACCTGGCCCTTGCCGGACTGCTGCCGCTCGACCAGGGCACAGACCACGCCGAAGGCGAGCAGCATGCCGCCGCCGCCGAAGTCGCCGACGAGGTTGAGCGGCGGCACCGGCGCCTCGCCCTTGCGCCCGATGCTGTGCAGCACACCGGCGAGGGCGATGTAGTTGATGTCGTGCCCCGCCGCCTGCGCGATCGGCCCCTCCTGCCCCCAGCCGGTCATGCGGCCGTAGACGAGGCGCGGGTTGCGTTTCAGGCAGGCGTCGGGGCCGATGCCGAGCCTGTCGGTGACGCCAGGGCGAAAGCCCTCGATCAGGGCGTCGGCCCGCTCCACCAGCTTCAGGATCGTCGCCACGCCTTCCGGCTTCTTCAAGTCGACGGCGAGG
This region of Dehalococcoidia bacterium genomic DNA includes:
- a CDS encoding MFS transporter; this translates as MAIEQARGSGYVAFFRRNGAFRRLFLGQVISFCGDWFLTVALLDLVLRLTHSAFLAGLLVVGQSLPAFLLAPWAGSTVDRLDRKKLIIVIASAQTGLALLPMLARSAELLPLAYLGVIGIAAGAAFVSPAIQSAIPNIADGDDLVLANVLMGSTWGTMLAVGSALGGIVVALFGLNVSCIVDAASFAIAALLIGSIRVPFQQQISRTRVAFISSLREAAHYARGHPRVLALLTCKGGFGIGAGAVVLLSVFGRDVFHDGSFGIGMLYAARGVGALAGPFLVRRFGRDDNARYRLVGLCGIAYGIGYALFAISPALGFAGAAIALAHVGGGGQWMISSYGLQREVPDSLRGRMFAADFGMVTLTTSISTIAAGLLADAVGAVPTALAGGLLMLGWGVGWALATRRLWREPAPVFADGVTAPAEAPTEPRGERTTA
- a CDS encoding TIGR03560 family F420-dependent LLM class oxidoreductase — its product is MAQIFEGEIRFGVHAGPQHTTYENYSQLWQTVESLGYNWCSVFDHFIPIMSDPLGPCFEGPTLLAALAAQTRRIRCGILVIGNTYRHPAVLAKIAATLDHVSGGRLEWGIGGGWWEMEHQEYGIAYPTIGRRLRMLGETAKIQKELWTQPRSTFEGRYYQLTDALCEPKPVQNPLPLWIGGMGEQLTLRVVAESADGWNTFWMPLDAYRRKLDVLAGHCRVVGRNPADIRKSLVVQVLVGDDADARARAEQLRARGQTPLTGAPEQIAAEMVRYAREAGVGDFILGARVPYDYANLERFINDVAPLVRKETGAAVGRPA
- a CDS encoding enoyl-CoA hydratase-related protein, with translation MTRNDTVLWEKDENLGYLTLNRPEKLNAISVGMMRAFDEVLDEAEGDDTVRVVIIRGAGRCFSAGYDLSPGAEGRSGHRDTVDDLDGLRWRIERWLRIWDFPKPVIAQVHGFCLAGATQLCVMTDLTIVAEDARIGLPSIPVGGGFITPMWTWLVGPKRAKEMSFIPGSQIDGRTASDWGFANRAVPAAHLEADVRETARRIAVVPAKILKLKKQSVNRTLDVQGFRTAVMLGAETDAILHASAPVERLSAMIRDSGLKGAIDRFNRGDLGSGG
- a CDS encoding NADP-dependent isocitrate dehydrogenase, whose translation is MTDAKIIYTHTDEAPLLATYSFLPIISAYAATAGVALETRDISLAGRIIASFPEYLKADQRIGDALAELGALTLKPEANIIKLPNISASIPQMKEAIAELQQQGYALPDYPDAPKTAEEREIRARYDRVKGSAVNPVLREGNSDRRAPASVKQYARTHPHPMGAWSKDSKTNVAQMSAGDFRASEQSVVIQADGALRIELVDENGETVVLREAVPVLAGEVVDASFMSIAALRPFLAAQIARAKAENVLFSLHLKATMMKVSDPIIFGHAVRAFFPTLFARCGDALAAAGGDPNDGLGALLQAAQSLSADERKDVEAAIRQDLANGPALAMVDSDNGITNLHVPSDIIVDASMPAMIRIGGRMWGPDGKEADTLAVIPDHSYAGIYQAMIDDCRANGAYDPATMGSVPNVGLMAQAAEEYGSHDKTIEIPRPGTVRVVDRAGNVLIEHKVGTGDIWRMCQTKDVPIRDWVKLAVSRARITGAPAVFWLDETRPHDANLIARVREYLPEHDTNGLQFEIMAPNGAMVFSLQRIRKGEDTISVTGNVLRDYLTDLFPIMELGTSAKMLSVVPLIAGGGMFETGAGGSAPKHVEQLLKEDYLRWDSLGEFLALAASFDHLARTTRNARAKILADTLDRATAKYLNENKAPARRVGQIDNRGSHFYLALFWAEELAAQHEDPQLAAAFTDLAKTLRAHEPTIAEELLAVQRHPVDLGGYYRPDPARAEAVMRPSKTFNADLLRLQPS
- a CDS encoding CaiB/BaiF CoA-transferase family protein is translated as MGPLAGTKVIEIAGIGPGPFCAMMLADMGAEVLRIDRADRVREHNPEQPPNDVLLRGRRSLAVDLKKPEGVATILKLVERADALIEGFRPGVTDRLGIGPDACLKRNPRLVYGRMTGWGQEGPIAQAAGHDINYIALAGVLHSIGRKGEAPVPPLNLVGDFGGGGMLLAFGVVCALVERQQSGKGQVIDAAMVDGAALLAAAMHGMRAGGGFSDQRGTNLLDTGSHFYDVYETADGEYVSIGSIEPQFYAELLERAGLKGEPLPAQMDRAQWPALKERVAAVFKTKTRDEWNQIMEGSDVCYAPVLSIPEAYEHPHNKARGTFVEVAGVRQPGPAPRFSRTRPEISRPPAHAGQHTNEVLARWGFAEGEIQKLRDAGAVA